In Halorientalis sp. LT38, a genomic segment contains:
- the folP gene encoding dihydropteroate synthase — protein MRNVDAAGLGIGDDHPPRIMGVLNVSSESPYDPSVYDDPGEAARYVDEALIDEGADIVDVGLESANKKFDVLSAEGELDRLDTAVEAMESVSGDAVFSIETRYNEVAEAALARGFDMVNDICGFADPEMPEVCADYDVAVAKMASPPDLERPGAIADVDDIYDALELNGFTDKTILDPAFGGWSEDKTTDDDRETFRRLREFRGYGYPLLVSINRKNFLREIPGRSTEDALPASLAATSMAVERGAHVVRTHDVAETRDAALVGDAFARERVRTPEVEELDVTTPGEAARHLDRLGVDAAYADDAAVRVFELSGLTADDRERLRDVAGTYGVTATEGAAGKVLLVGTVGAFDRLADGVDEPAAVATALGAIKRGLSGR, from the coding sequence ATGCGCAACGTAGACGCGGCCGGGCTGGGCATCGGCGACGACCATCCGCCCCGCATCATGGGGGTGCTGAACGTCTCCAGCGAGTCGCCCTACGATCCCAGCGTCTACGACGACCCCGGCGAGGCCGCCCGGTACGTCGACGAGGCCCTGATCGACGAGGGGGCCGACATCGTCGACGTCGGCCTCGAGTCGGCCAACAAGAAGTTCGACGTCCTCTCCGCCGAGGGGGAACTCGACCGGCTCGACACCGCCGTCGAGGCGATGGAGAGTGTCTCCGGCGACGCCGTCTTCTCCATCGAGACGCGATACAACGAGGTCGCCGAGGCGGCCCTCGCCCGGGGGTTCGACATGGTCAACGACATCTGTGGCTTCGCCGACCCGGAGATGCCCGAGGTCTGTGCCGATTACGACGTGGCCGTGGCGAAGATGGCGAGCCCGCCGGATCTGGAGCGGCCCGGAGCCATTGCCGACGTGGACGACATCTACGACGCCCTCGAACTGAACGGCTTTACGGACAAGACGATCCTCGACCCCGCCTTCGGCGGCTGGAGCGAGGACAAGACGACGGACGACGACCGGGAGACCTTCCGCCGGCTCCGGGAGTTCCGTGGCTACGGCTACCCCCTGCTGGTCTCGATCAACCGGAAGAACTTCCTCCGGGAGATCCCCGGCCGATCGACCGAAGACGCGCTCCCGGCCAGTCTGGCTGCGACGTCGATGGCCGTCGAACGCGGTGCCCACGTCGTCAGGACCCACGACGTCGCCGAGACGCGGGACGCCGCCCTCGTGGGCGACGCCTTCGCTCGCGAGCGGGTCAGGACGCCCGAAGTCGAAGAACTCGACGTGACCACGCCGGGAGAGGCGGCCCGACACCTGGACCGGCTCGGCGTCGACGCCGCCTACGCCGACGACGCCGCCGTCCGGGTCTTCGAACTGTCCGGGCTGACCGCGGACGACCGAGAGCGACTGCGGGACGTAGCCGGGACCTACGGCGTGACGGCGACCGAGGGCGCGGCCGGGAAGGTCCTGCTCGTTGGGACCGTCGGGGCGTTCGATCGACTCGCCGACGGGGTCGACGAGCCAGCGGCAGTCGCGACCGCGCTCGGAGCGATTAAGCGAGGCCTTTCCGGCCGGTAA
- a CDS encoding 6-hydroxymethylpterin diphosphokinase MptE-like protein: MEFSTWEPAYEAVLADFGYDRRADERARDVLAELAGPFDSARLDFSDRTVAVAGAGPSLADETRQATAADVVVAASTAADVLVDAGVGVDCMVTDLDKNPETARELTHGGVPVATHAHGDNVDAVREWVPRFEGEQVLPTTQAEPVGPVANFGGFTDGDRAAFLADHFGAADLVFVGWDFDDPTVSDAKRRKLAWAERLLYWLEQRRDERFAVLDGRRGDLSLSW, encoded by the coding sequence ATGGAGTTTTCCACCTGGGAACCCGCCTACGAGGCCGTCCTCGCGGACTTCGGCTACGACCGCCGGGCCGACGAACGCGCTCGGGACGTGCTGGCCGAACTGGCCGGCCCCTTCGACAGCGCGCGACTCGACTTCTCGGATCGAACCGTGGCCGTCGCGGGTGCCGGCCCGTCGCTCGCCGACGAGACCCGTCAGGCCACAGCGGCCGACGTCGTGGTGGCCGCCTCGACGGCCGCCGACGTTCTCGTGGACGCCGGCGTCGGCGTCGACTGCATGGTCACCGACCTCGACAAGAACCCCGAGACGGCACGAGAGCTGACCCACGGCGGTGTGCCGGTGGCGACCCACGCCCACGGGGACAACGTCGACGCCGTCCGGGAGTGGGTGCCCCGATTCGAGGGTGAACAGGTCCTCCCGACGACCCAGGCCGAGCCAGTCGGCCCGGTCGCGAACTTCGGCGGGTTCACCGACGGCGACCGGGCGGCCTTCCTCGCCGATCACTTCGGCGCGGCCGACCTGGTGTTCGTCGGCTGGGATTTCGACGACCCGACAGTGAGCGATGCGAAACGGCGAAAACTCGCATGGGCCGAGCGGTTGCTGTACTGGCTCGAACAGCGCCGCGACGAGCGGTTCGCGGTCCTCGACGGTCGCCGCGGGGATCTCTCGCTGTCCTGGTAA